A stretch of Planctomycetota bacterium DNA encodes these proteins:
- a CDS encoding PEP-CTERM sorting domain-containing protein: MFKTNAIMGLMVAAVLAFGSAAKAVVIFGFDVNTVQSASLFNYSTNGTASVSDDTLTANTKVDLSVSVDGGSPTVFTGADLVVNAAVASVTRDPMTNKFYFALTGTFSFSQGGTEIVSGSIDGSNLLVQTTPISATKFKVTSGDSVFNFALNGEIYTSTGPLLAALLGSNTLGGFQSMHFTAERARGASSIVLTNSGGVTTTTTDFSITGSYSGDSELLPVPEPATVGLVGLGALVMAGSRRRSA, translated from the coding sequence ATGTTCAAGACGAACGCGATTATGGGGTTGATGGTTGCCGCTGTGCTCGCCTTTGGTTCGGCAGCGAAAGCCGTCGTGATTTTCGGATTCGACGTCAACACCGTCCAGTCCGCTTCCCTGTTCAACTACAGCACCAATGGCACGGCGTCCGTCTCTGACGACACGCTGACCGCCAACACGAAGGTCGACCTGTCGGTTTCCGTCGACGGCGGCTCGCCCACCGTTTTCACCGGTGCGGACCTGGTCGTGAACGCGGCTGTCGCCAGCGTCACGCGCGATCCGATGACCAACAAGTTCTACTTCGCCCTCACCGGCACCTTCTCGTTCAGCCAGGGCGGCACCGAAATCGTCAGCGGCTCCATCGACGGGTCCAACCTGCTCGTGCAGACCACCCCGATCTCCGCCACCAAGTTCAAGGTCACCTCCGGTGACAGCGTGTTCAACTTCGCCCTCAACGGCGAAATCTACACGTCCACCGGTCCCCTCCTTGCCGCTCTGCTCGGGTCCAACACCCTCGGCGGGTTCCAGTCCATGCACTTCACCGCTGAGCGGGCCCGCGGCGCCTCCTCCATCGTCCTCACCAACTCCGGCGGTGTGACCACCACGACCACCGACTTCAGCATCACCGGCTCCTACTCCGGTGACAGCGAACTGCTCCCCGTCCCCGAACCCGCCACGGTCGGCCTCGTCGGCCTCGGCGCTCTGGTGATGGCCGGCAGCCGTCGTCGCTCCGCCTGA
- a CDS encoding oligopeptide transporter, OPT family, giving the protein MSDERPYVSPADDPPQLTFKALGLGVLLSIILGAANVYLGLKAGLTVAASIPAAVISMGVLRLFKRSTILENNIVQTAASAGEALAAGVLFTLPALVILGVWDHFDYWQTTIIAALGGLIGVGFTIPLRRALIVSAKLKFPEGVATAEVLKIGDKAGADLLPLVFGALAGALFKIGETGLRLWTDAAHIAGRIGSSVGYIGMTVAPALVGVGYIVGLNIAALVFIGGAINWFIAIPIVAAMHGDTNDAAADVAWSIWRTQTRYIGVGAMVVGGLWALIRLWPSLVEGIGAGLALYRKSRDADAATPNRTEMDAPLPWIFGALALSVIPLYFVFEHVTHDMGIAAIMALIMLIAGFLFSAVAAYMAGLVGSSNNPVSGVTIATLLTAALLLLALGVSEATGPTAAILIGAVVCCAAAIGGDNMQDLKTGHLVGATPWKQQIAQCSGVLAGSFVMAPVLTLLLKAYGIGPIAVAGQTPLPAPQSTLMASVAKGVFARDLPWTMVLIGAGVAIGVIVLDVMLEKKRAAFRAPVLAVAVGLYLPLDLGVAMMLGGVVAYAADRFHLRRSQREEAQGELQATMDAMREIGARNGLLLAAGLITGEALLGIGLAIPLVIDEGSNPMAIGPEHPPSWPGVVLLVGVVVMLYRAATRGKRNTGN; this is encoded by the coding sequence ATGAGTGATGAACGTCCTTACGTTTCTCCCGCTGACGATCCGCCGCAGCTAACGTTCAAGGCGCTGGGGCTGGGGGTTTTGCTTTCGATCATTCTCGGGGCGGCGAATGTGTACCTGGGGCTCAAGGCGGGGCTGACGGTGGCGGCGTCGATTCCCGCGGCGGTGATCTCGATGGGCGTGCTGCGATTGTTCAAGCGCTCAACCATTCTCGAAAACAACATCGTGCAGACGGCCGCGTCGGCGGGCGAGGCGCTGGCGGCGGGCGTGCTGTTCACGTTGCCGGCGCTGGTGATTCTGGGCGTGTGGGACCATTTCGATTACTGGCAGACGACGATCATCGCGGCGCTGGGCGGGCTCATCGGCGTGGGGTTCACGATTCCGCTCCGCCGGGCGCTGATCGTCAGCGCGAAGCTCAAGTTCCCCGAAGGCGTGGCCACGGCCGAGGTGCTCAAGATCGGCGACAAGGCGGGCGCGGACCTGTTGCCGCTCGTGTTCGGGGCGCTGGCCGGGGCGCTGTTCAAGATCGGCGAGACGGGGCTGCGCTTGTGGACTGATGCGGCGCACATCGCGGGACGCATCGGTTCGAGCGTCGGGTACATCGGCATGACCGTCGCGCCGGCGCTCGTCGGCGTCGGGTACATCGTCGGGCTCAACATCGCAGCGCTCGTCTTCATCGGCGGGGCGATCAACTGGTTCATCGCGATTCCGATCGTCGCGGCGATGCACGGCGACACAAACGACGCGGCGGCGGACGTCGCCTGGTCGATCTGGAGAACGCAGACGCGCTATATCGGGGTGGGCGCGATGGTGGTCGGCGGATTGTGGGCGCTGATTCGGCTCTGGCCCAGTCTGGTCGAAGGCATCGGTGCGGGACTGGCGTTGTATCGCAAGTCGCGCGACGCCGATGCGGCGACGCCGAATCGCACGGAGATGGATGCCCCCCTGCCGTGGATTTTCGGGGCGCTGGCGCTGTCGGTGATTCCGTTGTACTTCGTGTTCGAGCATGTGACGCATGACATGGGCATCGCGGCGATCATGGCCCTGATCATGCTCATCGCGGGATTTTTGTTCTCGGCGGTGGCGGCGTACATGGCGGGATTGGTGGGGTCGTCGAACAATCCGGTGTCGGGTGTGACGATCGCGACGCTGTTGACGGCGGCGCTGTTGCTGTTGGCGCTGGGCGTGTCGGAGGCGACGGGGCCGACGGCGGCGATCTTGATCGGCGCGGTGGTGTGCTGCGCGGCGGCGATCGGCGGGGACAACATGCAGGATTTGAAGACGGGGCATCTGGTCGGCGCGACACCGTGGAAACAGCAGATCGCGCAGTGCTCGGGCGTGTTGGCGGGCTCCTTCGTGATGGCGCCGGTGCTGACGCTGTTATTGAAAGCATACGGGATCGGGCCGATCGCGGTCGCGGGTCAGACGCCGTTGCCGGCCCCGCAGTCGACGCTGATGGCCTCGGTGGCGAAGGGCGTCTTCGCGCGCGATCTGCCATGGACGATGGTGCTCATCGGCGCGGGCGTGGCGATCGGCGTGATCGTGCTGGATGTGATGCTCGAAAAGAAGCGCGCGGCGTTTCGGGCGCCGGTGCTGGCGGTGGCGGTGGGGTTGTATCTGCCCTTGGATCTGGGCGTGGCGATGATGCTCGGCGGGGTGGTGGCGTATGCGGCGGATCGGTTTCATCTGCGCCGCTCTCAGCGCGAGGAAGCTCAGGGCGAGCTTCAGGCGACGATGGATGCGATGCGCGAAATAGGCGCGCGGAACGGGCTGCTGTTGGCGGCGGGATTGATCACGGGGGAGGCGCTCTTGGGCATCGGGCTGGCGATCCCGCTGGTGATTGACGAGGGGTCGAACCCGATGGCGATCGGGCCGGAGCATCCGCCGAGCTGGCCGGGCGTGGTGCTGCTTGTCGGTGTGGTCGTGATGCTGTATCGGGCGGCGACGCGCGGAAAGCGGAACACGGGCAACTGA
- a CDS encoding tetratricopeptide repeat protein gives MVKNPVATQRRCLYNIARKRRLCSKYRCFGADLREKKACPIISPFAGRRTMNEWFEAEQRVERAHELYESGRWEDAVHELRAALSVNPEQGEWHYNLGLTLDAMGRYDEAVEAFKNALVYHGQDVEILINLGVDCLRLRRPAEGIKYFEQAQHLQPDNEATYAHRITAYAQLDDHEQAEVMFYMACQINEHSPHAHFNLAASLLDRHDIDRAIWCLDQVRKFDPDYPDVNARLGEAYTLKGQLDRAYRAYRRQLRLDPSDAHTLMDMAEVLVKMDRPLEAAEKFRRVIELDPTHIDAHFNLGELALQSHDLDAAQMSFDLVLRLNPARAEAHMKLAGIALRRQRIEEARRHLRAELALTRSADDIDIAEPLAQMLMDAQMPREASGILCGLVRQQPDNAPLRHQLALAMFMDGRIREAIRTCRDAIRADHNYTLAMQNLAAAHEQLGEFRRARYWTLRALEIAPDDAAMRRVATRLRHKIMVQRFARFFGRR, from the coding sequence ATGGTGAAAAATCCTGTTGCAACCCAAAGACGATGTCTATACAATATAGCCAGAAAAAGGCGTCTGTGTTCAAAATATCGGTGCTTCGGGGCGGATTTGAGAGAGAAAAAGGCTTGTCCCATAATTTCCCCATTCGCGGGACGCAGAACGATGAATGAATGGTTTGAAGCAGAGCAACGTGTGGAGCGCGCGCACGAGTTGTATGAGTCCGGCCGATGGGAGGACGCGGTGCACGAGCTTCGTGCCGCACTGAGCGTCAACCCCGAGCAGGGCGAATGGCATTACAACCTGGGCCTGACGCTCGACGCCATGGGCCGCTACGACGAAGCCGTCGAAGCGTTCAAGAACGCCCTCGTCTATCACGGGCAGGACGTCGAGATTCTCATCAACCTCGGCGTCGATTGCCTGCGCCTCCGCCGCCCCGCCGAAGGCATCAAGTACTTCGAGCAGGCCCAGCACCTTCAGCCCGACAACGAAGCGACCTACGCGCATCGCATCACCGCCTACGCCCAGCTCGACGATCACGAACAGGCGGAAGTGATGTTCTACATGGCGTGCCAGATCAACGAGCACTCGCCGCACGCGCATTTCAATCTCGCCGCGTCGTTGCTCGATCGTCACGACATCGATCGCGCGATCTGGTGTCTGGATCAGGTGCGCAAGTTCGACCCCGACTACCCCGATGTCAACGCCCGCCTCGGCGAAGCGTACACGCTCAAGGGTCAGCTTGACCGGGCCTACCGGGCCTACCGCCGGCAGCTTCGGCTTGATCCGTCGGACGCGCACACGCTCATGGACATGGCCGAGGTCCTCGTCAAGATGGACCGCCCGCTCGAAGCCGCGGAAAAATTCCGCCGGGTCATCGAACTGGACCCCACGCACATCGACGCCCACTTCAACCTCGGCGAACTGGCCCTTCAGTCGCACGACCTGGACGCCGCCCAGATGTCCTTCGATCTGGTGCTCCGCCTCAATCCCGCGCGGGCCGAGGCGCACATGAAGCTCGCCGGCATCGCCCTGCGGCGGCAGCGCATCGAAGAGGCCCGACGTCACCTCCGGGCGGAACTGGCGCTGACGCGCTCCGCCGACGACATCGACATCGCCGAGCCGCTGGCGCAGATGCTCATGGACGCGCAGATGCCGCGCGAGGCGTCGGGGATTCTGTGCGGCCTCGTCCGCCAGCAGCCCGACAACGCCCCGCTGCGTCATCAGCTCGCCCTGGCCATGTTCATGGACGGGCGCATCCGCGAAGCGATCCGCACCTGCCGCGACGCCATCCGGGCCGATCACAATTACACCCTCGCCATGCAGAACCTCGCCGCCGCCCACGAGCAGCTCGGCGAGTTCCGCCGGGCCCGCTACTGGACGCTGCGGGCGCTGGAGATCGCCCCCGACGACGCCGCCATGCGCCGCGTCGCCACACGCCTCCGCCACAAAATCATGGTGCAGCGCTTCGCCCGCTTCTTCGGCCGGCGCTGA
- a CDS encoding PilT/PilU family type 4a pilus ATPase, whose protein sequence is MSDATVNPLDVYLKKMVELEASDLFLRADDPPTFRINGELISVEMPPLAEPALRACLEQLLTPIALKRFADSPDIDVACTAGGAGRFRVNLFMQQGRLALVARLIPTGGVAFERLNLPETIVKMADRRRGLILVVGPTGCGKSTTLAALVHHINATRREHIVTIEDPIEFIHEPINCLIHQRQVGYDTESFATALRHVVRQSPDVILIGEMRDRDTMETALNAALTGHLVLSTLHTTSVVQSIDRILNYFPPEARGQATADLATTLIGMVSMRLLPRKDGKGRLPATEVLLGTPTVRRMLTESRFTELYDLMKRGRDTGMLTLNQSLVQLCKADLIDSADALAHSPNPDEFRLNMEGMYTGVDSIEFRAGG, encoded by the coding sequence ATGAGCGACGCGACGGTCAATCCGCTGGATGTGTATCTCAAGAAGATGGTCGAGCTGGAGGCGTCGGATCTGTTTTTACGGGCGGACGATCCGCCGACGTTTCGGATCAACGGCGAATTGATCAGCGTGGAGATGCCGCCGCTGGCGGAGCCGGCGTTGCGGGCATGTCTGGAGCAATTGCTCACGCCGATCGCGCTGAAGCGGTTCGCCGATTCGCCGGACATTGACGTGGCTTGCACGGCGGGCGGGGCGGGGCGTTTCCGCGTCAACCTGTTCATGCAGCAGGGCCGCCTCGCACTCGTCGCCCGGCTGATTCCGACGGGGGGCGTGGCGTTCGAGCGGCTGAACCTGCCGGAGACGATCGTGAAGATGGCGGACCGGCGTCGCGGTCTGATTCTCGTCGTGGGTCCGACGGGCTGCGGCAAGTCGACGACGCTCGCCGCGCTCGTGCATCACATCAACGCCACCCGCCGCGAGCACATCGTCACCATCGAAGACCCCATCGAGTTCATCCACGAACCCATCAACTGCCTCATCCATCAGCGGCAGGTCGGCTACGACACCGAATCGTTCGCCACCGCGCTGCGGCACGTCGTGCGCCAGTCGCCCGATGTCATCCTCATCGGTGAAATGCGCGACCGCGACACGATGGAGACGGCGCTGAACGCGGCGCTGACGGGGCATCTGGTGCTCTCGACGCTGCATACGACGAGCGTGGTGCAGTCGATTGATCGCATCCTGAATTACTTTCCGCCGGAGGCGCGCGGTCAGGCGACGGCCGACCTGGCGACGACGCTCATCGGCATGGTGTCGATGCGCCTGCTGCCGCGCAAGGACGGCAAGGGGCGGCTGCCGGCGACGGAAGTGCTGCTCGGCACGCCGACTGTGCGGCGGATGCTCACCGAGAGCCGCTTCACCGAGTTGTACGACTTGATGAAGCGCGGGCGCGACACGGGCATGCTCACGCTCAATCAATCGCTGGTCCAACTCTGCAAGGCCGACCTGATTGACTCCGCCGACGCGCTGGCCCATTCGCCCAATCCCGATGAGTTCCGATTGAACATGGAGGGGATGTACACGGGGGTTGATTCGATCGAGTTTCGTGCGGGGGGTTGA
- a CDS encoding AAA family ATPase yields the protein MRTFAVINQKGGCGKTTTAINLAASFAELGHKTLLVDMDPQGHCALGLAVPDTQLEKTIAEALMGDVERFDLAEILWQISTNLDLAPAGVQLAGVEHKLASTPDRDTRLAKLLRRVAGDYEICIVDCPPSIGLLTFNALRAAGEVIIPVETGYFALAGSLRQATTLQVLADRCGHAVCFHVLPTMYDVRTKMAREIVNELRKHFGDRVLTIPIHFSAKLKEAASFGQPILEYDPASRGCQDYERLARHLLATRPHPQRLTAPESTEMTDDSIAHMTRPSPAAMPAGSPAEAPMRRDMRPVAEPRVLREIDPCDETVDAMPAMGSRAGVTTVEPVRPAEPAEAAPVANNRVADLVARAKALSQRTAAMQQRLASDPQVAQFEAREQRLETRPADPDVRRTLDEKLRALYGAHVTSQGTLFVQPDAASTSRVSIAGDFNEWSAIATPLQRNERLGIWQTCVPLPPGRYRYRIVVDGKWTSDPHNRYVETNPFGELNNIIEVE from the coding sequence GTGCGTACGTTTGCGGTGATCAATCAGAAGGGCGGCTGCGGCAAGACGACGACGGCCATCAACCTCGCCGCGTCCTTCGCCGAACTGGGCCACAAGACGCTGCTCGTGGACATGGACCCGCAGGGTCACTGTGCACTGGGGCTGGCGGTTCCGGACACGCAACTTGAAAAGACGATCGCTGAAGCGCTGATGGGGGACGTGGAGCGCTTCGACCTGGCGGAGATCCTCTGGCAGATTTCGACGAATTTGGATCTCGCGCCGGCGGGGGTGCAGCTTGCGGGCGTGGAGCACAAGCTGGCGTCGACGCCGGACCGTGACACGCGGCTGGCGAAGCTGCTTCGCCGTGTGGCGGGGGATTACGAGATTTGCATCGTCGATTGCCCGCCAAGCATTGGGCTCCTGACGTTCAATGCCCTCCGCGCGGCCGGGGAGGTCATTATCCCGGTGGAAACGGGCTATTTCGCCCTCGCCGGTTCGCTGCGGCAGGCGACGACGCTTCAGGTGCTCGCCGATCGGTGCGGGCACGCGGTCTGTTTCCACGTGCTGCCGACGATGTACGATGTTCGCACGAAGATGGCGCGGGAGATCGTCAACGAGCTGCGCAAGCACTTCGGCGACCGGGTGCTGACGATTCCGATTCATTTCAGCGCCAAGCTCAAGGAAGCGGCGAGCTTCGGGCAGCCCATTCTCGAATACGATCCGGCGAGCCGGGGGTGTCAGGATTATGAACGGCTGGCGCGGCATTTATTGGCGACGCGTCCGCATCCGCAGCGGCTTACGGCGCCGGAGTCGACGGAGATGACGGACGATTCGATCGCGCACATGACCAGGCCGAGCCCGGCGGCGATGCCCGCGGGTTCGCCGGCGGAAGCGCCGATGCGTCGGGACATGCGGCCGGTTGCCGAGCCGCGCGTGCTGCGGGAGATTGATCCGTGTGACGAAACGGTTGACGCGATGCCGGCGATGGGCTCGCGGGCCGGTGTGACGACGGTGGAGCCGGTGCGTCCGGCGGAGCCGGCCGAGGCCGCGCCGGTGGCGAACAATCGGGTGGCGGATCTGGTGGCGCGGGCGAAGGCCTTGTCGCAGCGGACGGCGGCGATGCAGCAGCGGCTGGCGTCGGACCCGCAGGTCGCGCAGTTCGAGGCGCGAGAGCAGCGGCTGGAGACCCGGCCGGCGGACCCGGACGTTCGCCGCACACTTGATGAAAAGCTCCGGGCGCTCTACGGGGCGCATGTGACGAGTCAGGGCACGCTTTTCGTCCAGCCGGACGCGGCGAGCACGAGCCGGGTGAGCATCGCGGGGGACTTCAATGAATGGTCCGCCATCGCGACGCCGCTGCAGCGCAATGAGCGGCTGGGCATCTGGCAGACGTGCGTACCGCTGCCGCCGGGGCGGTACCGCTATCGGATCGTGGTCGACGGCAAATGGACAAGCGACCCGCACAACCGGTATGTTGAAACCAACCCTTTCGGTGAGCTCAACAACATCATCGAAGTGGAATAG
- the ilvN gene encoding acetolactate synthase small subunit, which produces MTSSDSPILKHVIAALVANEPGVLAHVAGMFAARGFNIDSLVVGRTENPEFSRMTIVVSGTVNTLDQVRKQLAKLVQVVKVVDYVGTDYVERDLMLVRVSTPSESRREVIELADLFRARVVDVGREELMIELSGAEEKLEAFVDLIQPYGIVELARTGVIAMPRSEKVAGKIPTRRPTTAGLAGSANLGAGDSPTSGVDPKELPPG; this is translated from the coding sequence ATGACCAGTTCCGATTCGCCGATTTTGAAGCACGTCATCGCCGCCCTCGTCGCCAACGAACCGGGCGTGCTGGCCCATGTCGCCGGCATGTTCGCCGCCCGCGGGTTCAACATCGACTCGCTCGTCGTCGGCCGCACCGAGAACCCCGAGTTCAGCCGCATGACCATCGTCGTCTCCGGCACGGTCAATACGCTCGACCAGGTCCGCAAGCAGCTCGCCAAGCTCGTGCAGGTCGTCAAGGTCGTCGACTACGTCGGCACGGATTACGTCGAGCGCGACCTGATGCTCGTGCGCGTCAGCACGCCGTCCGAATCCCGTCGCGAGGTCATCGAGCTGGCCGATCTGTTCCGCGCCCGCGTCGTCGACGTCGGCCGGGAGGAGCTGATGATCGAACTCTCCGGCGCCGAGGAGAAGCTCGAAGCGTTCGTCGATCTGATCCAACCCTACGGGATCGTCGAGCTGGCGCGGACGGGCGTGATCGCCATGCCGCGCAGCGAGAAAGTCGCCGGCAAAATCCCCACCCGCCGCCCCACCACCGCGGGCCTCGCCGGCAGCGCCAACCTCGGCGCCGGCGACTCGCCGACGAGCGGCGTGGATCCGAAGGAATTGCCGCCGGGTTAA
- a CDS encoding PEP-CTERM sorting domain-containing protein: MVRIAVVLAVAMMFNSAAKAVVMVGFDINFNSTVPLFVYSNGGTATNLTDDTFVGSSSVDFTVGIDGGMVHTFSGAIFSLTGTPTAITDADIVSQHTITMDGSLSIIDSATMNTVLTIDFTNAELVLQGKSSDKSRILLGLGFGGANANNGQNVVYTAGSELAALLPAGMTLGGFQSFHFTTTGFKENIPAADADTFVRVSTAGGVQDAFQFDSSFSGEAELVSVPEPATLGLIGLGVLVMARSRRSNVA; this comes from the coding sequence ATGGTGAGAATTGCGGTGGTGTTGGCTGTGGCCATGATGTTTAATTCCGCTGCCAAGGCGGTGGTCATGGTCGGGTTCGATATTAACTTCAACAGCACGGTTCCGCTGTTCGTGTACAGCAACGGCGGCACGGCGACCAATCTGACCGACGACACGTTCGTCGGCTCCAGCTCGGTCGACTTCACCGTCGGCATCGACGGCGGCATGGTGCATACCTTCAGCGGCGCGATCTTCTCGCTGACCGGCACGCCGACCGCCATCACCGACGCCGACATCGTCAGCCAGCACACCATCACGATGGACGGCTCCCTGTCGATCATCGACTCGGCGACCATGAACACCGTCCTGACGATCGACTTCACCAATGCTGAACTCGTCCTGCAGGGCAAGAGCTCCGACAAGAGCCGCATCCTGCTCGGCCTGGGCTTCGGTGGCGCCAATGCCAACAACGGCCAGAACGTGGTCTACACGGCTGGTTCTGAACTGGCGGCCCTTCTGCCCGCCGGCATGACCCTCGGCGGCTTCCAGAGCTTCCACTTCACCACGACCGGCTTCAAGGAAAACATCCCCGCCGCTGACGCCGACACCTTCGTTCGCGTCAGCACGGCCGGCGGCGTCCAGGACGCCTTCCAGTTCGACAGCTCCTTCTCCGGTGAAGCTGAACTGGTCTCCGTCCCCGAGCCCGCGACCCTCGGCCTCATCGGCCTCGGCGTCCTGGTGATGGCCCGCAGCCGTCGCTCGAACGTCGCCTGA
- the msrA gene encoding peptide-methionine (S)-S-oxide reductase MsrA, with protein sequence MNPKHPNVPADAAQAVFAGGCFWCTEAVFEELEGVYEVVSGYAGGSAETANYKTVCTGLTGHAESIKIYYDPKRISYEKLLEVHFATHDPTSLNHQGADYGTQYRSAIFYANDEEKEAAAKMIEHLNASGKYDKPIVTTLEPLKGFYEAEIYHQNFVCNNPYQGYVRAVAIPKVEKVREKFPELLKKESPLDKK encoded by the coding sequence ATGAATCCCAAGCATCCCAACGTCCCTGCCGACGCCGCTCAAGCCGTCTTCGCCGGCGGATGTTTCTGGTGCACCGAGGCGGTCTTCGAGGAGCTCGAAGGCGTCTACGAAGTCGTCAGCGGGTACGCCGGCGGGTCCGCCGAGACCGCCAACTACAAAACCGTCTGCACCGGTCTGACCGGTCACGCCGAGTCGATCAAAATCTACTACGACCCCAAACGCATCAGCTACGAAAAACTCCTCGAAGTCCACTTCGCCACGCACGACCCGACCTCGCTCAATCATCAGGGCGCCGACTACGGCACCCAGTACCGCTCCGCGATCTTCTACGCCAACGACGAGGAAAAGGAGGCCGCCGCGAAGATGATCGAGCACCTCAACGCCTCCGGCAAGTACGACAAGCCGATCGTCACCACGCTCGAACCGCTCAAGGGTTTCTACGAAGCGGAGATCTATCACCAGAACTTCGTCTGCAACAATCCGTATCAGGGCTACGTCCGGGCCGTGGCGATCCCCAAGGTGGAGAAAGTCCGCGAGAAGTTCCCCGAGCTTCTCAAGAAGGAATCCCCGCTCGATAAGAAGTGA
- a CDS encoding site-specific DNA-methyltransferase has protein sequence MIDRKSQVMRIDDIHDWVDKVHCMECVEGMEMLPDDCVDLVVTSPPYDAVRKYNGFAFDLHQTGAQIHRVLKDGGIAAMVIQDQTKDFGKSLTSFRTIIDWCDSFGFKLFECVIYRKNGSEGAWWKHRFRVDHEYIPLFLKGDRPAYFDKQPLRVPSKHGGKVMSGSGNRRTDGATNGTVRREINATKCRGTIWNYLMAGDKNPLKRKHPAVFPDAIPSDLIQCFCPPGGIVLDPFIGSGSTAVQALKHERHFIGFDISQEYCDLCNQRLEKDVETATLFESVSASDIK, from the coding sequence ATGATTGACAGAAAATCGCAAGTCATGCGCATAGATGATATTCACGACTGGGTCGACAAAGTTCATTGCATGGAGTGCGTCGAGGGGATGGAAATGCTCCCCGATGACTGCGTGGATCTTGTGGTCACCTCGCCGCCTTACGACGCCGTCCGCAAGTACAACGGTTTTGCTTTCGACTTGCATCAAACCGGCGCTCAGATTCATCGCGTCCTCAAGGACGGGGGCATCGCCGCGATGGTCATCCAGGATCAGACCAAGGACTTCGGCAAGTCGCTGACATCCTTTCGGACCATCATCGATTGGTGCGACTCGTTTGGTTTCAAACTGTTCGAGTGCGTCATCTACCGCAAGAACGGCTCGGAAGGCGCTTGGTGGAAGCATCGGTTCCGGGTGGACCACGAATACATTCCGTTGTTCCTCAAAGGGGATCGACCGGCGTACTTCGACAAGCAGCCGCTTAGAGTCCCCAGCAAGCATGGCGGCAAGGTGATGTCAGGCAGCGGCAATCGTCGCACCGATGGCGCCACAAACGGCACCGTTCGGCGCGAGATCAATGCCACCAAATGCAGGGGTACTATCTGGAACTACCTGATGGCCGGTGACAAGAACCCGCTCAAACGCAAGCACCCAGCCGTGTTCCCCGACGCCATCCCCTCCGACCTGATTCAATGCTTCTGCCCGCCGGGTGGCATCGTGCTGGACCCGTTCATAGGATCGGGATCTACGGCTGTGCAGGCACTCAAACATGAACGACACTTCATCGGTTTCGACATCAGCCAAGAGTATTGCGATCTCTGCAATCAGCGCCTTGAGAAAGACGTTGAAACCGCCACGCTGTTCGAGAGCGTCAGCGCGTCAGATATCAAATGA